A region from the Gemmatimonadota bacterium genome encodes:
- a CDS encoding 2,3-bisphosphoglycerate-independent phosphoglycerate mutase produces MSEITIPDDLVSRAEGGSILLVVMDGLGGLPGPAGLTELEAARTPNLDAVAARSSLGVFNPVAPGVTPGSGPAHLALFGYDPLAYPIGRGTLSALGVGFDLKPGDVAFRLNLASLDKEGRISDRRAGRPSDAEGKAVIDRVRSAVEAPPGVELTILHEKEHRAVMVLRGEGLGGAVEDTDPQETGVPPLPARASAPDSVRTAELVNHLLDQARTALADHPRVQALLARGFDRYEGIPSFRERFGLSAVALAKYPMYRGVARLVGMAVEVEPAGDEQTVSALESCWDRFDYGFLHFKATDARGEDGDFDAKVAAIEAVDALIPRIVALEPDVLIVTGDHSTPAALRAHSWHPVPVLMASRWVRPTASRFGERDCRGGDLGHFHGVELMSLALAHAGRLEKYGA; encoded by the coding sequence ATGAGCGAGATCACGATCCCGGACGACCTCGTATCGCGAGCCGAGGGCGGCTCGATCCTCCTGGTCGTGATGGACGGCCTCGGAGGTCTCCCCGGGCCCGCCGGTTTGACCGAGCTGGAAGCGGCCCGCACGCCCAACCTGGACGCCGTGGCGGCGCGTTCGTCGCTGGGTGTGTTCAATCCCGTGGCTCCCGGGGTCACACCGGGTAGCGGACCGGCCCACCTGGCGTTGTTCGGGTACGATCCTCTGGCGTACCCCATCGGACGCGGCACCCTGTCGGCCTTGGGGGTGGGCTTCGACCTGAAGCCGGGTGACGTGGCGTTCCGCCTGAATCTGGCGTCCCTCGACAAGGAAGGACGCATCAGCGACCGTCGGGCCGGCCGACCCAGCGACGCGGAAGGGAAGGCCGTCATCGATCGGGTGCGGTCCGCGGTGGAAGCGCCTCCCGGGGTCGAGCTCACCATCCTGCACGAGAAGGAGCATCGTGCGGTGATGGTGCTCCGCGGCGAGGGATTGGGCGGTGCCGTCGAAGACACGGATCCCCAGGAGACGGGTGTCCCACCGCTGCCGGCCCGTGCCTCGGCTCCCGACTCGGTGCGTACGGCAGAGCTTGTCAACCACCTGCTCGATCAGGCGCGGACGGCGCTGGCGGACCACCCGCGGGTCCAGGCGCTCCTGGCGCGTGGCTTCGACCGCTACGAGGGGATCCCGTCGTTCCGGGAGCGTTTCGGGCTCTCGGCGGTGGCGTTGGCCAAGTATCCGATGTACCGGGGTGTGGCCCGCCTCGTCGGGATGGCCGTCGAGGTGGAACCGGCGGGGGACGAGCAGACCGTCTCCGCGTTGGAGTCGTGTTGGGATCGCTTCGACTACGGCTTCCTGCACTTCAAGGCCACGGATGCTCGCGGCGAGGACGGTGACTTCGATGCCAAGGTGGCGGCCATCGAGGCGGTCGACGCCCTTATCCCGCGCATCGTCGCCCTGGAGCCGGACGTGCTCATCGTGACTGGGGACCACTCCACGCCCGCGGCCCTGCGAGCCCACTCGTGGCATCCCGTGCCCGTCCTGATGGCCTCACGGTGGGTGCGCCCCACCGCGTCTCGCTTCGGCGAGCGTGACTGCCGGGGAGGGGATCTGGGACACTTCCACGGTGTGGAGTTGATGTCGCTCGCTCTGGCTCATGCCGGGCGCCTCGAGAAATACGGCGCCTAG
- a CDS encoding aminotransferase class I/II-fold pyridoxal phosphate-dependent enzyme, whose translation MRLTRFEMERYQSTFEHRVRYNLSESGVHPMTTRELLELAGSDLDVLGIRLEYGQSNGSDQLRENIAALYPDCSEASVLVTVGGAEANFTACWRLMESGQKVAVMVPNYMQVPGLLQTFGAQPLTFPLLEETGWQPDLDRLRACLDEGARFILVTNPNNPTGSILTEASMDGIVQEAERVGAWILADEVYQGAELDGRQSPSFHGRSERVLVTNSLSKAYGLPGLRLGWIIAPGDLREDLWSRTDYTTITPATLSDALATLAVERKARERIRARTREILNRNLPLLVEWMKKQDGLFSYRLPQAGAICYVRYDAPINSTELAERLRTERDVLVVPGDHFGMDHYLRIGIGPPEELLLEGLERVAQEFRAVGV comes from the coding sequence GTGAGACTCACGCGCTTCGAGATGGAGCGGTACCAGTCGACCTTCGAGCATCGGGTCCGCTACAACCTCTCCGAGAGCGGCGTCCACCCCATGACGACGCGCGAGCTGCTGGAGCTCGCCGGGTCGGACCTCGATGTGCTCGGCATCCGACTGGAGTACGGCCAGTCCAACGGCTCGGATCAGTTGCGCGAGAACATCGCGGCCCTCTATCCGGACTGCTCCGAGGCATCCGTGCTCGTCACGGTCGGAGGTGCCGAGGCCAACTTCACGGCGTGCTGGCGCTTGATGGAGTCGGGCCAGAAGGTGGCGGTCATGGTGCCCAATTACATGCAGGTGCCTGGCCTGCTGCAGACGTTCGGCGCCCAGCCCCTCACCTTCCCCCTGCTGGAGGAGACCGGTTGGCAGCCCGATCTCGACCGGTTGCGTGCGTGTCTCGATGAGGGTGCCCGCTTCATCCTGGTGACCAACCCGAACAACCCCACGGGGAGCATCCTGACGGAGGCGTCCATGGACGGCATCGTCCAGGAGGCCGAGCGCGTGGGTGCCTGGATCCTGGCGGACGAAGTGTATCAAGGCGCGGAGTTGGACGGACGCCAGAGCCCCAGCTTCCACGGTCGCAGCGAGCGCGTCCTGGTCACCAACTCCCTGTCGAAGGCCTACGGGTTGCCGGGGCTCCGCCTCGGTTGGATCATCGCGCCTGGCGACCTGCGCGAGGACCTCTGGAGCCGCACGGACTACACGACCATCACTCCGGCGACACTCTCCGATGCGCTGGCCACGCTCGCGGTGGAGCGGAAGGCGCGTGAGCGCATCCGCGCGCGTACGCGCGAGATCCTGAATCGCAACCTCCCGCTGCTGGTCGAGTGGATGAAGAAGCAGGATGGCTTGTTCTCCTACCGTCTGCCGCAAGCGGGAGCCATCTGCTACGTGCGCTACGACGCGCCCATCAACTCCACAGAGCTGGCCGAGCGACTTCGCACCGAGCGCGACGTCCTGGTCGTACCCGGTGATCATTTCGGGATGGATCACTACCTGAGGATCGGGATCGGTCCGCCGGAGGAACTGCTGCTGGAGGGCTTGGAGCGCGTCGCGCAGGAGTTTCGCGCGGTCGGGGTCTGA